ACAGCTCCTCGATCGTGATGTCGTCGAAGAACACCCGGGTGTCCGGTGAGAAGTCGAGGATGTAGATGGCGATCAGGAGGCGTCGGAACGGGGTGTTGGCGACGCCCTGGCGCGTGGCTGCGGGGAAGGTCACCTGCGTGGTGTCGCCGGGAAACGCGCCAAGATTTAGCGTTCGCGACGTCTGATCCACGGACCAGAAGAGGTCAAAGACCTGCCCCTGCGCCACGGGCGCCCCCAGCGCGGTACCCCCCCCCGACCAGGCCACCCAGCTGTTGTCCTCAATCGCGCTGGTCAGCTGTCCGCTCTGGAGAGACGCGACGCCGCCGGTGCCCGTCTGGGTGTAGTTTTCCAGCGAATACCCTCCGAGGTGGCTGCCATCAATCTGGTCATTCTGCAGCGCCTTGACGGCAATCCAGACCTTGCCGGGGCCCGACAGGCGCACGGTAAAGTGACCGCGCACACTGGCGCCGGGCCGCTGGAAGTAGTCCGATATGCCGAGGAGCGCCATCGCGGGCGACTGTTCCCCGAGGGTTCCGCCGCGGCGGGTCTGCACCCAGCGGCCTCCCGACGGGCGACCAACGACCACGGATGTCGCGAACTGCCGGTTCCAGGTCATCGAGTCCGCAGGGGGGGTTGGGATCGGCGCCGCCGACGGTGGACTCCCGACCGGCTCGTTGTCGAAACGCTGCTGGAGCCGGAAATTGGTCGCGCAACCCGTCAGCGCGACCGCAAGCCATGCCACTGAGACCAGGCGCACCGGCGCCGAACAGACCCGCCGACACCCTTGAGCCCTCATGAAACTGGATTGGTAGGATTTCGTATTTTGCGCCCTGTCGGAGGGAGACTCCGTCGCAGAACTCCGATGGGGCATGAGAGCTACCAAACGGCTGAACCCGGGTCAATGACGGTTCCGGGCGCATCCGAATGGGCTCTTTGGGACCGACCTCAAAACGCTTGCGCAATCGCCACAGAAGGGGCATTGCAGAGGAGTTCCCTCGACCCGTCGGTGCCATGAAAACGCCCCCAAAATTCCGCCATGGCCGCCGCCATGGCTTCACGCTGATCGAGCTGTTGGTGGTGATCGCCATCATTGCGATCCTCGCCGGCATGCTGCTGCCCGCCCTTGCCAAAGCCAAGACGAAGGCCCAGGGGATCGGCTGCCTCAACAACAACAAGCAGCTGGTGATGGCCTGGTACCTGTACGCGGGCGACTTCAACGACGCCTGTGCCAACAACTTCACCATCCCCGACACGATCAGCGCCATCACGACCCGCAGGTTCAACAACTGGGTGAACAATGTGATGACGTGGGGCACGTCCGGAACCGAAGGCCAGAGCGTGACCAATGTCGCCTGGGTCCTCAACGGCGTCCTGGGCAAGTATACCGGGGGCGCCCTGGGGGTGTACAAGTGCCCGGCAGACCTCTTCGTCGCCCCGGCCCAGAGGCGGGCCGGCTTCAAGACGCGGCTCCGCAGCAACTCGATGAACGCCTTCTTCGGGCGCTCGGACAATCTTGCCACCTCCGCGACCGGACGCAGCTGGGCGTTCGATGGACGCTACCGACAGTTCCTGCGAACGAGCGATGTTCCAGAGCCCACGATGACCTACCTCACGCTCGACGAGCATCCGGACTCCATCAACGATGCGTTCTTCGTCACGGATCCGGCAGCCAGCAACTGGCAGGACCGGCCGGCATCGTATCACAACGGGGCCTGCGGCTTCTCGTTCGCCGACGGTCATGCCGAGATCAAGAAGTGGCTGAGCGCCTCCTCCCGATATCCGGTGCGCTACGATTATGGGGCGGCCAAGCCATTTGATGCGGCAGGCCGGTTGGACATTGCGTGGTATCGGGACCGGATCCAGATGATCCCCATTTCGGGGCGGTGAACCATCAGGGTCGTCGCGGGCGGGGCGGGGCCTGCACGTCATGATAACGGCCCGGCTCGAGCGCCGGGATCCGGGTGACCGCACCCGAGGCCCAATGGATGGTCGCCTCGCTCGGTGGATGCTTCAGATCACCGAGGCCGAAATGGACTGTGGCCGGGTGTTGTGAACGGTGGGAGTCGCCGGTCACCACGACGCGCGATGCCCTGCCATCGGACATCTCCACCGTGACCCGGCTGCCGATGACGGAGGAACCGTCGCCTCGCAGATGGAAACCAACCCACGCGCCCTCCGCCGGCAGCGTGTTCCGGAAGATGCGGATCTTTTGCCGTGGACTGGGCCAGCGGTCAAAGGAAAGGACCACCAGATCCGCCCGCCCATCCCCGTCCAGATCGGCGCTCACGATGTTCCGGGTGTCCTCCTCCAGGGCCACGCCAAACAGGTGTCCCACCTCGAGGAACGAACGGCCGGCGCGATTCATCAGGAGCCGGTTTTTCTCATGGCCGCCATAGGAATGACCCCGCCCCTGGGTCCGGTCCACCTTGGCGCGGAAATGGAGGTGGGCGGCCGGATCATCCCCGGAGTTCCCCACATAAAGGTCGTGCAGCCAGAATTCGGGTTCGATGTCGCGCACGGATTCGCGGCTTTCCATGCCATTGACGATGGCAACGTCCGGCCATCCGTCATTGTCAAAGTCGGCGGCAGTGCCTCCCCAGGACCAACCGGTGCGTGCGATCGAATCATTGAGGGCGGTGGGGGCGAAGCCACCGTCCGGATGCGACAGCCACAGCCGGTTGCCGTAGGTCAGGCGGGTGCGGGCGCTGCGATCGAGGGCCGGGTGCGGTCGCCAGAGGCCCAGATGTTCCAACCGGTCCACGGTGGGTGAGTTCATGCCGATCATCAGCAGGTCCAGCCGCCCATCCGCATTGAAGTCCGAGAGGACATGCCCCATGCCCAAACCGGACGGCTCCGCGACCCAGCGCGCGGTGACGTCCTCAAACCGTCCGTTTCCGTCGTTGCGATGGAGGTCGAGCCCGGCGAAGTCGCTGACCACGACCAGATCCAGAGAGCCGTCCCCATCCAGATCGCAGAAGGATGCACTGTAGGTGCGCCGGCGGCGTTTGGGCTCCAGGCCGGAGCCGGCGGTGATGTCGGTGAACCGGCCGTCGCCCTCATTGCGCAGCAGGTAGGCGGGATGGCCGTCACGGGCATCATCGCACGGCGTGGGCATGGAGCCGGCGACGTACGGCTGCTTGTATTGGCCGACGAAGAGATCGAGATCTCCATCGCCGTCCATGTCCCCGCAGGTGAACGCCATGGGATGACGGAGTTCGCGCGGTGCGGGCCATCCCAGGAGCCCGGGCGCGTCGAACCGACCGCCGACCGATCCCCGGAACAGCCTTAGGCCTTCATGACGCAGGCAGAGGAAGTCCACGACACCATCACCGTCAAAATCCGCCATCAGAGCGGCGTAGAGCAGTCCCGGATCCTCACGGGCCAGCGGTTCGGCGTGAAACTGGCCATCCCCTCCCAGACGCCAGACCTGGTTCCTGCCGGCGAGCACCACCTCGGGACGTCCGTCGCCATCCAGATCCTGGACGATCAATGGGTCCACGGAGACGGCGTTGACGGGCGGTTCGATCTCCTGTTCCAGCCAGGGAACAAACGCCGGAAGCCCGTCCCGAATGGCGAGGCGGATCCGGCTGACGTCGAGACGCCGGACACCGACCTGCTCTCCCGCGGTCCATACCGGGTCCCAATGAACCGTCAACTCACCCTCCAGAGCGGCCCGCGCGATGTGGACGCCGTTCGTCAGATGCGCCGCAAAGGTGAAGACACTGTGCCCGGGAGCCCCATTAGCGTCGGGCTCAAAGAGCACCTGTCGGACCTCGGTCTGATGAAGGCGCCAGCCCGCGGCGTCCAATGACCGCAGGCCATCCCGCCAGTCGTCCGTGGAACGGGGGACCCCGGGACCGTCGGGATGGCGGATCCGAATTCCGTGCAGGACGGGTACGGGCGGCCCCCAGGAGGGCCATGTGACCTCGCCCACCGCGAGGGTGGCCGCGGCGGCCAGCCTGTTGGTCGCGGCGTTGAGGGTATCCCACCAATCCTCCAAGGTGCGTCCACATTCCTGGGCGAGAACTTCCGGCGCCCACACGGTCTCACGGATCGCCTGCTCCCGGGCATCAATCGCCGCAACCCGGGCCGCCAATTCGGGACTGATTCGGTGCGGGACGGTGACTTGAACCTGGTTCGAGGCATCCGACGGCTGCCAGGCTTTCCGGAAGGAGACCCAAAGGCCCGCCAACGCGACTGCCGGCAGGAGCCACATCGCCTGGCGGGCACGCGAGCATGTGGCGTGATTCATCACAACCTCGACGATGCCTCCAGGCAGCACCGTCCGCGTTCGGTCGGCGGTTCAAGCGTGGCGGCGCGCCCACCGCCGCGGCCGGCCTACCGGGGAACGGTCAGCGGCTCAAGGAGGCGAAACTCAATCAACTGTCCGGAGGAAATTGTGGCGACTTCGGCCGAGGAAAGCGCACTCGCACCCCCGCCCACCGCGGCACCACGGCCGGCGCCACGGCCGCCCCCAAATGCGGCACCGATGCCGGCGCCGACGCCGGTGTTGATCGCGGTGTTGGCCGTCGAACTCCCGGCGCGGACCCGGTAATCGGTGGTGACGATCGAGTGGCGCTTGCCCCGGATCTTGATCTCGTTCAAGCCAATCTCCAGGTGGGAGGACCCGGTCAGCCGGCCGGCCTGGCGCGACTCCTCCACCCGGCCGTACAACTGCGAACCCGCGGGCGCGACGAGTACGCCGTCCACCCGGAGATCGCTGTCCAGCCGCGCCCCAAAACGGCGGCCGGCAGAATTGCGGGTCGAAACGGTATCGGACATCCGGATCAGCAGCGAGGTGCCTGCGGGGATGGTGATGGTCCCGGGAACGGACGGGGCGGCTGGCGGTACCGGCGAAGTGACGGGCGGCGGTGCCGTCGGCGCCGGAGTGGGAGTGCCGGCCATAGTCAGGGCCAGCACATCCCCGGTCGGAAACTCCAAGTCCAGGCTGCCAACCCGGAACCGCATGACCTCTGCGGTTGACCCCAGAAACGTGCCGTTGAGCACTGAACCGTCCTGTAGTTCCAAGATGTCGGCCCGAGCGCCGGCCCAACCGATCAAGAGAACGGCGATCCACCGCAGATTCATTCGCATGCCTCCCGGCTACACTCCCATCCACCCTTTGACAACCACGATTCGTCCAAGGCGTCCACGGCCACACTGCCGCGCCCCTGCGGGGAAGTCCGCCACACCCGTCGCCAGGTCCGACCGGGTCGGAAGCATGCGCACGGGTGGGGGATTCGCATTGCGCTCTCCGCGGGAGGGCGTTATGCCCACCCGCCCGCTGGGACAGTCCCGGGCCGCGAAACCGCTCTGATCGCCACGGTGAATCCCCCCCCGCCATCACCGCTCATCGAGGCGCGCGGTCTCGTCAAGGCGCTCGGGGGACGACGGGTCGTGGACGGCGTGGACCTTGAATGCCGCGGGGGCGAAGTCGTGGGATTGCTGGGCCCCAATGGGGCGGGCAAAACCACCACGTTGCGCATGTGTCACGGCTTCCTGCGCCCCGATGCCGGAACGATCGTCATTGCGGGGCATGACCTCGCGACCGACGGCGACCGGGCCCGGCGCGCCCTGGGCGTCTGCACCCAGGACGACACCTTCGATGGCGATTTCACCGTCCGCGGCAACCTGGTTCAGACCTGCAGATACTATCGTCCGCGCATCCCCGACGTGCCGCGTCGCGTTGAGGAATTGCTTAACCGTTTCGGACTCCAGGAGTTTGCCGATCACAAGCCCGAGACGCTCTCCGGTGGCTACAAGCGCCGGCTGATGATCGCCCGGGCGGTCGTTCACCGGCCGCGGGTGGTGTTCCTCGACGAGCCGACGACCGGACTCGATCCACAAGCGCGGGTTGGCGTCTGGGAACTGGTGGCCGCACTCCGCGCGGAGGGCATGGCCGTGGTGTTGACCACCCATTACATGGACGAAGTGGAACGGCTGTCCGACCGGCTTGTCCTGCTCCAGGGCGGGCGCGTCCGCGCCCAGGGAACCACCCGCGAACTGCTCGGCGATGTGGTGGGGGAGCACGTGGTGGTGATGGCCGCTGCGGCCCCCGGCGCCGACCGGGTGCTGGCGTGGTTGACCGAACGGGGCTCGATGGCATCCACAGTTCTTGCGGACTGGCATTTTGCCCTCAGTGCCCCGGAACTGGCGACTTTTGTGGCTGCATTCTCCGAGCTGCGGTACGAGGTGCGTCCACCGACCCTTGACGACCTGTTTCTTGCCCTTGCCCGGGAGGAGGATTCCCCATGATCCGCAGCGTCCTTGGTCCGGCTCTGGACTGGCAGAGTCGCGCGATCCTGGCGCGGCATGTGCGGGTCCACCTCAGGAACTGGCACACCGCCGCCCTGCCGCCTGTGGCAGAACCCCTGGTGCTGCTGCTGGCCTTCGGTGTCGGGCTTGGACGTCAGGTGGGGAATTTGCAATGGGCCGGGGCACCCTTGGACTACCTGGCCTACCTCGCCCCGGGGATGCTGGCCTACACGGCGTTCATGACCTCGTTTTTCCAGTCGTTGTTCTCGGCCTTCATGCGCATGCGCTACCAGCGGTCGTGGGAGGGGCAACTGACCACCCAGGTGCGGCTCGAGCACGTGGTGTGGGGTGAGGCGCTGTGGGCGGCGACACTGGCCACGGCGTACGCAGTGGTGGTGTGCCTTGTCCTGGGCGGATTCGGGATTGCCGGCGTCCTGCAGCTCCACTGGTCCTGGCTGCCGCTGGTCATCCCCCTGCTCTTCCTGGCCGCTCTGGCATTCGCCTCAATCGGCCTGCTGTTCACCGCGATGCTGCCCAGCATTGACCACATGGGGCTGCCCTTCTTTCTGGTCATCCTCCCGCTGGGATTTGCCAGCAGCACCTACTTTCCGCTTCCCGACGTGGCCTGGCTGCAAGCCCTGGTGCAGGTCAACCCGCTGCATCATCTGGCCGAGGGGCTCCGGTGGCTGCTGCTCCGGGGAAAGCCCACCGGGCATCTCGCCGCCGCCGCGGGACTGTGCGCGGCGATGCTCCTGGTGCTGATCCCGGTGGATCTGATCCTCCTCAGGCGCCGCGTATTCGGCGACCGCTGATCCCGGGCCGCCCTCGCAGGGCCTCGGGGCCAACGGGTGGACCCTGAAACGCGTCGCTGCGGATCGCGACCTCGCCGCTTCAGCGTGCCACGGGCCGGGTCGCGGGCGGGACGGCACTTGTGTCTGCTGAAATCCGGGGAATGAATCGGGCTCCAATCGGAAGGCCATGGGACCCTTTCACACCTACATCGGGCTCGACTATTCCGGTGCCGGCACGGCGCTCAGTCCGCTGCCAGGGCTGAGCCTGTACGTGGCGACGGGGGACGCGGCTCCCGGGCGGATGCTGCCGCCCGGGGGGATCGCGCGGTATTGGACGCGACGCGATGTGGCTGCGTGGTTGGTGGAGACATTGCGCAGCAGGGGCCCGATGCTGGTCGGCGTGGATCATGGGTTCTCGTTCCCGGTCCGGTACTTCGAGACCCACGGCCTGGCGGCGGACTGGTCGCGGTTCCTTGACGATTTTCAGGCGCACTGGCCGACGGATGAAGCGGACGTCACGGTCGAGGCGGTGCGTCGGGGTCGGGCGGGGTCGGGTCTCGAACGGCGGGGCGATGCGCGTTGGCGGCGGCTATCGGAGGTGCGCTCCCGAGCCAAATCGGTGTTTCACTTCGATGTGCCCGGGAGCGTCGCAAAATCCACCCACGCGGGCCTCCCCTGGCTGCGGCACCTGCGACGCGAGCTCGGTGGGCGGTGCTTCTTCTGGCCGTTCGACG
Above is a window of Verrucomicrobiia bacterium DNA encoding:
- a CDS encoding ABC transporter permease, with protein sequence MIRSVLGPALDWQSRAILARHVRVHLRNWHTAALPPVAEPLVLLLAFGVGLGRQVGNLQWAGAPLDYLAYLAPGMLAYTAFMTSFFQSLFSAFMRMRYQRSWEGQLTTQVRLEHVVWGEALWAATLATAYAVVVCLVLGGFGIAGVLQLHWSWLPLVIPLLFLAALAFASIGLLFTAMLPSIDHMGLPFFLVILPLGFASSTYFPLPDVAWLQALVQVNPLHHLAEGLRWLLLRGKPTGHLAAAAGLCAAMLLVLIPVDLILLRRRVFGDR
- a CDS encoding ABC transporter ATP-binding protein, producing MNPPPPSPLIEARGLVKALGGRRVVDGVDLECRGGEVVGLLGPNGAGKTTTLRMCHGFLRPDAGTIVIAGHDLATDGDRARRALGVCTQDDTFDGDFTVRGNLVQTCRYYRPRIPDVPRRVEELLNRFGLQEFADHKPETLSGGYKRRLMIARAVVHRPRVVFLDEPTTGLDPQARVGVWELVAALRAEGMAVVLTTHYMDEVERLSDRLVLLQGGRVRAQGTTRELLGDVVGEHVVVMAAAAPGADRVLAWLTERGSMASTVLADWHFALSAPELATFVAAFSELRYEVRPPTLDDLFLALAREEDSP
- a CDS encoding CRTAC1 family protein, with amino-acid sequence MNHATCSRARQAMWLLPAVALAGLWVSFRKAWQPSDASNQVQVTVPHRISPELAARVAAIDAREQAIRETVWAPEVLAQECGRTLEDWWDTLNAATNRLAAAATLAVGEVTWPSWGPPVPVLHGIRIRHPDGPGVPRSTDDWRDGLRSLDAAGWRLHQTEVRQVLFEPDANGAPGHSVFTFAAHLTNGVHIARAALEGELTVHWDPVWTAGEQVGVRRLDVSRIRLAIRDGLPAFVPWLEQEIEPPVNAVSVDPLIVQDLDGDGRPEVVLAGRNQVWRLGGDGQFHAEPLAREDPGLLYAALMADFDGDGVVDFLCLRHEGLRLFRGSVGGRFDAPGLLGWPAPRELRHPMAFTCGDMDGDGDLDLFVGQYKQPYVAGSMPTPCDDARDGHPAYLLRNEGDGRFTDITAGSGLEPKRRRRTYSASFCDLDGDGSLDLVVVSDFAGLDLHRNDGNGRFEDVTARWVAEPSGLGMGHVLSDFNADGRLDLLMIGMNSPTVDRLEHLGLWRPHPALDRSARTRLTYGNRLWLSHPDGGFAPTALNDSIARTGWSWGGTAADFDNDGWPDVAIVNGMESRESVRDIEPEFWLHDLYVGNSGDDPAAHLHFRAKVDRTQGRGHSYGGHEKNRLLMNRAGRSFLEVGHLFGVALEEDTRNIVSADLDGDGRADLVVLSFDRWPSPRQKIRIFRNTLPAEGAWVGFHLRGDGSSVIGSRVTVEMSDGRASRVVVTGDSHRSQHPATVHFGLGDLKHPPSEATIHWASGAVTRIPALEPGRYHDVQAPPRPRRP
- a CDS encoding prepilin-type N-terminal cleavage/methylation domain-containing protein; translated protein: MKTPPKFRHGRRHGFTLIELLVVIAIIAILAGMLLPALAKAKTKAQGIGCLNNNKQLVMAWYLYAGDFNDACANNFTIPDTISAITTRRFNNWVNNVMTWGTSGTEGQSVTNVAWVLNGVLGKYTGGALGVYKCPADLFVAPAQRRAGFKTRLRSNSMNAFFGRSDNLATSATGRSWAFDGRYRQFLRTSDVPEPTMTYLTLDEHPDSINDAFFVTDPAASNWQDRPASYHNGACGFSFADGHAEIKKWLSASSRYPVRYDYGAAKPFDAAGRLDIAWYRDRIQMIPISGR